Proteins co-encoded in one Juglans regia cultivar Chandler chromosome 16, Walnut 2.0, whole genome shotgun sequence genomic window:
- the LOC108986759 gene encoding uncharacterized protein LOC108986759, protein MSLQPQQQQPVLVYPNTEAGQPSSHHSDGSFGIVFIVLAVVIAVSAIACFLGRLCNRRYQTDQKPKRNQHHSRPKEAVDIDIEFGFDKRIPASKTAGNGGSRGHKPTQNGRDHMRGEMKPAALGREPRAGAR, encoded by the coding sequence ATGTCTTTGCAACCGCAGCAGCAGCAGCCCGTTCTGGTTTACCCCAACACCGAGGCAGGGCAGCCATCTTCGCACCATTCAGATGGATCATTTGGGATAGTTTTTATTGTCCTGGCCGTAGTCATTGCTGTATCGGCCATTGCTTGCTTTCTTGGCAGGCTCTGCAACCGGCGCTACCAAACTGATCAAAAGCCGAAGCGAAACCAACACCACTCTCGACCCAAGGAAGCTGTGGACATTGACATTGAGTTCGGGTTTGATAAGAGAATCCCAGCTTCAAAAACAGCTGGAAATGGAGGAAGCAGAGGACACAAGCCAACCCAAAATGGTCGTGACCACATGAGAGGCGAAATGAAGCCTGCTGCTCTTGGAAGAGAACCCAGAGCCGGTGCAAGATAA